In one window of Pseudooceanicola aestuarii DNA:
- the rimP gene encoding ribosome maturation factor RimP, producing the protein MTDLIAKTAIDRRLAEIVTPVIEDMGFELVRLRLMGGNTKTLQIMAERPEGGIEVNECAEISTAVSAVLDVEDPVADAYDLEVSSPGIDRPLTRLKDFETYEGYEAKLETAELIEGRKRFRGMLAGVEGGEVLVNVDEGTIGLQFDWLAEAKLVMTDELVREMLKVRKKAGDLDENDFDSVETESGSEED; encoded by the coding sequence ATGACCGACCTGATCGCCAAAACCGCCATCGACCGCCGCCTGGCTGAAATCGTGACCCCCGTCATCGAAGACATGGGGTTCGAACTGGTGCGCCTGCGCCTGATGGGCGGCAACACCAAGACCCTGCAAATCATGGCCGAACGTCCCGAAGGCGGGATCGAGGTCAATGAATGCGCCGAGATTTCCACCGCCGTCAGCGCCGTGCTGGATGTCGAGGATCCGGTCGCCGATGCCTATGACCTGGAAGTCTCCAGCCCCGGGATCGACCGCCCCCTGACCCGGCTGAAGGATTTCGAGACCTACGAAGGCTACGAAGCCAAGCTGGAAACCGCCGAGCTGATCGAAGGCCGCAAACGCTTTCGCGGGATGCTGGCGGGTGTCGAGGGCGGCGAGGTGCTGGTGAATGTCGACGAGGGCACCATCGGCCTGCAATTCGACTGGCTGGCCGAGGCCAAGCTGGTGATGACCGATGAACTGGTCCGCGAAATGCTGAAGGTCCGCAAGAAGGCGGGCGACCTGGATGAAAACGATTTTGATTCCGTCGAAACGGAATCCGGTTCCGAGGAGGACTAA
- a CDS encoding sodium:calcium antiporter yields the protein MIDALSLPVVLILFAGSAAVVAICGVVMTGLADRLADRTGLGEAIVGAVILGAATSLSGTVVSVTAALDGRASLAFSNSIGGIAAQTAFLALADMVFRRANLEHAAAEATNLVQGILLSFLLLLPFAAFVTPEVTILAVHPVSLLIPAAYLSGLAISRAVRADPMWHPVNTRDTRQDAPEPEDSATARKPTPRLVAEFAGLMTVMGLAGWIIAQSGAAVVDRIGLSESLVGALMTAVVTSLPELVTTIAAVRRGALQLAVGGIIGGNTFDTLFLTAADTAYRDGSLYHAATLQDYFWVVTAALMNVTLLGGLFVRERRGPAGIGFDSLALLGIYGGAVAIQILAFA from the coding sequence ATGATCGACGCGCTGTCCCTGCCCGTCGTGCTGATCCTGTTCGCCGGATCCGCCGCTGTGGTGGCGATCTGCGGCGTGGTCATGACCGGCCTTGCCGACCGTCTGGCCGACCGCACCGGGCTGGGGGAGGCCATCGTTGGCGCCGTGATCCTGGGCGCGGCGACGTCGCTGTCGGGGACCGTCGTATCGGTCACGGCGGCGCTGGACGGGCGCGCCTCGCTGGCGTTTTCCAATTCCATCGGCGGGATCGCGGCGCAAACGGCCTTCCTCGCGCTGGCCGACATGGTGTTCCGCCGCGCCAACCTTGAACACGCGGCGGCGGAGGCCACGAACCTGGTTCAGGGCATCCTGCTCAGCTTCCTGCTCCTGCTTCCCTTCGCCGCCTTTGTCACGCCCGAAGTGACCATCCTGGCGGTGCACCCCGTCTCGCTGCTGATCCCGGCCGCCTATCTTTCCGGGTTGGCGATCAGCCGCGCGGTGCGGGCCGACCCGATGTGGCACCCGGTCAACACCCGCGACACCCGGCAGGATGCCCCGGAACCGGAGGACAGCGCCACAGCGCGCAAGCCCACCCCCCGGTTGGTCGCGGAATTTGCCGGATTGATGACGGTGATGGGCCTCGCCGGTTGGATAATTGCCCAAAGCGGCGCCGCCGTCGTCGACCGGATCGGCCTGTCGGAATCGCTGGTGGGCGCGCTGATGACGGCGGTCGTCACCTCCCTGCCCGAATTGGTCACCACCATCGCCGCCGTGCGGCGCGGCGCGTTGCAGCTGGCCGTGGGCGGGATCATCGGCGGCAATACCTTCGACACGCTGTTCCTGACCGCCGCCGACACCGCCTATCGCGACGGGTCGCTATATCATGCGGCCACGCTACAGGATTATTTCTGGGTGGTTACCGCCGCGCTGATGAACGTCACGTTGCTGGGCGGGCTGTTCGTGCGCGAACGGCGCGGCCCGGCGGGGATCGGGTTCGACTCGCTGGCGCTTCTGGGGATCTACGGCGGTGCGGTGGCGATCCAGATCCTGGCCTTTGCCTGA
- the ubiG gene encoding bifunctional 2-polyprenyl-6-hydroxyphenol methylase/3-demethylubiquinol 3-O-methyltransferase UbiG: protein MQTAGNTVDPAEVAKFEAMAQEWWDPHGKFKPLHMLNPCRLDYITTQIAAEFGRDLTAPHPFDGLRLLDIGCGGGLLCEPMARLGATVVGADAAAGNIPVARVHAEQSGLEIDYRHTTAEALAQAGEHFDAVLNMEVVEHVADPLSYLTACHDLLRPGGLHLCSTINRNPKSFAMAIVGAEVVMRWLPRGTHDWQKFITPEELFDLLRRAGLDPVDRKGFVFNPISWQWRLSDRDLSVNYVTASLRPE, encoded by the coding sequence ATGCAAACGGCAGGCAACACCGTAGACCCCGCAGAGGTCGCCAAATTCGAGGCCATGGCCCAGGAATGGTGGGATCCGCATGGCAAGTTCAAGCCGCTGCACATGCTCAACCCCTGTCGGCTGGACTACATCACCACCCAGATCGCGGCGGAATTCGGCCGCGATCTGACCGCGCCGCACCCGTTCGACGGGCTGCGTCTGCTGGATATCGGTTGCGGCGGCGGGCTGCTGTGTGAACCCATGGCCCGGCTGGGCGCCACGGTCGTCGGCGCCGATGCGGCGGCAGGCAACATCCCTGTCGCCCGGGTCCATGCCGAACAATCCGGGCTTGAGATCGACTATCGCCACACCACCGCCGAGGCGCTGGCGCAGGCGGGTGAACACTTCGACGCCGTGCTGAACATGGAGGTCGTCGAACATGTCGCCGATCCCCTGTCCTACCTCACCGCCTGTCACGATCTGCTGCGCCCCGGCGGGCTGCACCTGTGTTCGACGATCAACCGCAATCCCAAAAGCTTTGCCATGGCCATCGTCGGCGCCGAGGTGGTGATGCGGTGGCTGCCGCGCGGAACCCACGACTGGCAGAAATTCATCACCCCGGAGGAGCTGTTCGACCTGCTGCGCCGTGCCGGGCTGGACCCCGTTGATCGCAAGGGCTTTGTCTTCAATCCGATCAGCTGGCAATGGCGCCTGTCCGATCGCGATCTGTCGGTGAATTACGTCACCGCCAGTCTGCGGCCGGAATAG
- the nusA gene encoding transcription termination factor NusA has protein sequence MAITSANQLELLQTAEAVAREKMIDPGLVVDAMEESLARAAKSRYGAEMDIRVSIDRKTGRATFTRVRTVVEEEELENYQAEFTVDQAKQYMADPKVGDTFVEEVPPVEMGRIAAQSAKQVILQKVREAERDRQFDEFKDRVGTIINGEVKREEYGNVIVDVGRGEAILRRNEKIGRESYRPKDRIRCYIKDVRRETRGPQIFLSRTAPEFMTELFKMEVPEIYDNIIEIKAVARDPGSRAKIAVISYDSSIDPVGACVGMRGSRVQAVVNELQGEKIDIIPWNEDQPTFLVNALQPAEVTKVVLDEEAERIEVVVPDEQLSLAIGRRGQNVRLASQLTGLDIDIMTEEEESARRQKEFEERTKLFMDTLDLDEFFAQLLVSEGFTNLEEVAYVEADELLVIDGVDESTAGELQARARDYLEARAKAALEHARELGVEDSLVEFDGLTPQMIEALAEDGVKTLEDFATCADWELAGGWTSVNGERVKDEGLLEKFDVSLEEAQQMVMTARIQLGWVDPADLEAETEEETDAGGDDAPEEAEA, from the coding sequence ATGGCGATCACCTCTGCCAACCAGCTTGAACTGCTTCAGACCGCCGAGGCCGTCGCCCGCGAGAAGATGATTGATCCGGGCCTCGTCGTGGACGCCATGGAAGAATCCCTCGCCCGCGCCGCCAAGAGCCGCTACGGCGCCGAGATGGACATCCGGGTCAGCATCGACCGCAAGACCGGCCGCGCCACCTTTACCCGCGTGCGCACCGTGGTGGAGGAAGAGGAACTGGAGAATTACCAGGCCGAATTCACCGTGGACCAGGCCAAGCAATACATGGCCGACCCCAAGGTGGGCGACACCTTCGTCGAAGAGGTTCCGCCGGTTGAAATGGGCCGCATCGCCGCGCAATCGGCCAAGCAGGTGATCCTGCAAAAGGTCCGCGAAGCAGAGCGTGACCGCCAGTTCGACGAGTTCAAGGACCGCGTTGGCACGATCATCAACGGCGAGGTCAAGCGCGAGGAATACGGCAATGTCATCGTCGACGTCGGCCGGGGCGAGGCGATCCTGCGCCGAAACGAGAAGATCGGCCGTGAAAGCTATCGCCCGAAGGACCGCATCCGCTGCTACATCAAGGATGTGCGCCGGGAGACCCGTGGCCCGCAGATCTTCCTGTCGCGGACCGCGCCGGAATTCATGACCGAGCTGTTCAAGATGGAAGTGCCGGAGATCTACGACAACATCATCGAGATCAAGGCCGTCGCCCGCGATCCCGGGTCGCGGGCCAAGATCGCGGTGATTTCCTACGACAGCTCCATCGACCCTGTGGGCGCCTGCGTCGGGATGCGCGGCAGCCGCGTGCAGGCTGTCGTGAACGAGCTTCAGGGCGAGAAGATCGACATCATCCCCTGGAACGAGGATCAGCCGACCTTCCTGGTGAACGCGCTGCAACCGGCGGAGGTGACCAAGGTCGTCCTGGACGAGGAAGCGGAGCGGATCGAGGTCGTCGTGCCCGACGAGCAATTGAGCCTGGCCATCGGCCGGCGCGGTCAGAACGTGCGCCTGGCCTCTCAGCTGACCGGGCTGGACATCGACATCATGACGGAGGAGGAGGAATCCGCCCGCCGTCAGAAGGAATTCGAGGAACGGACCAAGCTGTTCATGGACACGCTGGATCTGGACGAGTTCTTTGCCCAGCTTCTGGTCTCCGAAGGGTTCACCAATCTTGAGGAAGTCGCCTATGTGGAGGCGGACGAACTGCTGGTCATCGATGGTGTGGACGAAAGCACCGCCGGCGAGCTTCAGGCCCGTGCCCGCGATTACCTGGAAGCCCGTGCCAAGGCGGCGCTGGAACACGCGCGTGAACTGGGTGTCGAGGATAGCCTGGTTGAATTCGACGGTCTGACACCCCAAATGATCGAAGCCCTGGCCGAAGACGGCGTGAAGACGCTGGAAGATTTCGCAACCTGCGCGGATTGGGAACTGGCCGGTGGCTGGACCTCCGTCAATGGCGAGCGGGTCAAGGACGAAGGTCTGCTGGAAAAATTCGATGTCTCCCTGGAGGAGGCGCAGCAGATGGTCATGACCGCGCGCATTCAGTTGGGCTGGGTTGATCCCGCCGATCTGGAGGCGGAAACCGAGGAAGAGACCGACGCCGGCGGCGATGACGCGCCGGAGGAGGCCGAGGCGTAA
- the infB gene encoding translation initiation factor IF-2, which produces MSDNDGKKTLGVRGGPRSGNVKQSFSHGRTKNVVVETKRKRVVVPKQGAGSRSGGGSGPLGDPSRRPAGITDAEMERRLKAVQAAKAREADEAAQRAAEEKAREQERQRRRDEAEQKEREQREAEEKARAKAEEEDRRRREEEENAKRAAAQAAQPAPAADDAKPQRSPKATPPRGRAQPERDDRNRGRGRDDGGRRAGKLTLNQALTGGEGGRQKSLAAMKRKQERARQKAMGGAQQREKVVRDVQLPEAIQVGELANRMAERVADVVKSLMNMGMMVTQNQTVDADTAELIIEEFGHRVVRVSASDVEDVIHRVEDAEGDLKARPPVITIMGHVDHGKTSLLDAIRKTKVVAGEAGGITQHIGAYQVETDGGAVLTFLDTPGHAAFTSMRSRGAQVTDIVVLVVAADDSVMPQTIEAINHAKAANVPMIVAINKCDRPAADPDKVRAGLLQHEVIVEKMSGEVQDVEVSAVTGAGLDELLESIALQAEILELKANPDRAAEGAVIEAQLDVGRGPVATVLVQRGTLRQGDIFVVGEQWGKVRAMENDQGARVKDAGPSVPVEVLGLNGTPEAGDVLNVVATEAQAREIAEYRQQAAKDQRAAAGAATTLEQLMQKAKDDKEVSELPILVKADVQGSAEAIVQAMEKIGNDEVRVRVLHSGVGAITESDIGLAEASGAPVFGFNVRANAPARNAANQKGVEIRYYSVIYDLVDDVKQAASGLLSNEIRENFIGYAQIKDVFKVSNVGRVAGCLVTEGIARRSAGVRLLRDDVVIHEGTLKTLKRFKDEVSEVQSGQECGMAFENYEDVRAGDVIEIFERQEVTRTL; this is translated from the coding sequence ATGAGCGACAACGACGGCAAGAAAACTCTGGGTGTGCGTGGCGGTCCCCGGTCGGGGAACGTGAAGCAGAGCTTCAGCCACGGGCGCACCAAGAACGTCGTGGTGGAGACGAAGCGCAAGCGGGTTGTGGTGCCCAAGCAGGGTGCTGGCTCCAGATCCGGCGGCGGTTCCGGCCCTCTGGGCGATCCCTCGCGGCGTCCCGCGGGCATCACCGACGCAGAGATGGAGCGTCGGCTGAAGGCTGTGCAGGCCGCCAAGGCCCGTGAAGCGGACGAAGCCGCCCAACGCGCGGCCGAGGAAAAGGCCCGGGAGCAGGAACGGCAGCGCCGCCGCGACGAAGCGGAACAGAAAGAGCGTGAGCAGCGCGAGGCCGAGGAAAAGGCCCGCGCCAAGGCGGAGGAAGAAGACCGCCGCCGCCGCGAAGAGGAAGAGAACGCCAAGCGTGCCGCAGCGCAAGCTGCCCAGCCGGCGCCCGCAGCGGACGACGCCAAGCCGCAGCGCAGCCCCAAGGCGACGCCGCCCCGTGGCCGTGCCCAGCCTGAGCGCGACGACCGCAACCGCGGACGTGGCCGGGATGACGGCGGCCGTCGTGCCGGTAAACTGACCCTGAATCAGGCGCTTACGGGCGGCGAAGGCGGGCGTCAGAAATCCCTGGCTGCGATGAAGCGGAAGCAGGAGCGCGCCCGTCAGAAGGCCATGGGCGGTGCCCAGCAGCGCGAGAAGGTCGTGCGTGACGTGCAACTGCCCGAGGCCATTCAGGTCGGGGAGCTGGCGAACCGCATGGCGGAACGCGTCGCCGACGTGGTCAAGTCCCTGATGAACATGGGCATGATGGTCACGCAGAATCAGACGGTCGATGCCGACACTGCCGAACTCATCATCGAGGAATTCGGCCACCGGGTTGTTCGGGTCTCCGCCTCCGACGTGGAGGATGTTATCCACCGGGTGGAGGATGCCGAAGGCGATCTGAAGGCACGTCCGCCGGTAATCACCATCATGGGCCACGTCGACCACGGGAAGACCTCTCTGCTGGATGCGATCCGCAAGACCAAGGTCGTCGCGGGCGAGGCCGGCGGGATCACCCAGCATATCGGCGCCTACCAGGTGGAAACCGATGGCGGCGCTGTCCTGACTTTCCTGGATACGCCGGGTCACGCCGCCTTTACCTCCATGCGGTCGCGCGGGGCACAGGTGACGGATATCGTCGTGCTGGTGGTGGCTGCGGATGATTCGGTCATGCCGCAGACGATCGAGGCCATCAACCACGCCAAGGCCGCCAACGTGCCGATGATCGTGGCGATCAACAAATGTGACCGTCCCGCCGCCGATCCCGACAAGGTGCGCGCAGGATTGCTGCAGCACGAAGTCATCGTCGAGAAGATGTCGGGCGAGGTGCAGGATGTCGAAGTCTCCGCCGTGACCGGCGCGGGTCTGGACGAGCTGCTGGAATCCATTGCCTTGCAGGCTGAGATCCTGGAACTGAAAGCCAACCCCGATCGCGCTGCCGAAGGTGCCGTGATCGAGGCGCAGCTGGACGTTGGCCGCGGCCCCGTGGCCACGGTTCTGGTTCAGCGCGGCACATTGCGCCAGGGCGACATCTTCGTCGTCGGGGAGCAATGGGGCAAGGTTCGCGCCATGGAGAACGACCAGGGCGCCCGCGTGAAGGATGCCGGCCCCTCCGTCCCGGTGGAGGTTCTGGGCCTCAACGGCACGCCGGAGGCCGGCGACGTCCTGAACGTCGTCGCGACCGAAGCGCAGGCCCGCGAGATCGCGGAATATCGCCAGCAGGCAGCCAAGGATCAGCGTGCCGCCGCAGGTGCCGCCACGACCCTTGAGCAGCTGATGCAGAAGGCCAAGGACGACAAGGAAGTCTCCGAGCTTCCGATCCTGGTCAAGGCGGATGTGCAAGGCTCTGCCGAGGCCATCGTTCAGGCGATGGAAAAGATCGGCAACGACGAGGTGCGCGTGCGTGTCCTGCACTCCGGTGTCGGCGCCATCACCGAAAGCGATATCGGCCTGGCCGAAGCCTCCGGCGCGCCGGTCTTCGGCTTCAACGTGCGGGCCAATGCGCCGGCACGGAATGCCGCGAACCAGAAAGGCGTGGAGATCCGGTACTACTCGGTGATCTACGATCTGGTGGATGACGTGAAACAGGCGGCCTCCGGCTTGCTGTCGAACGAGATCCGCGAGAACTTCATCGGCTATGCGCAGATCAAGGACGTGTTCAAGGTGTCCAACGTCGGCCGTGTCGCCGGGTGCCTTGTCACCGAGGGGATCGCCCGCCGGTCCGCCGGGGTGCGCCTGCTGCGTGACGACGTGGTGATCCACGAAGGGACGCTGAAGACGCTGAAACGGTTCAAGGACGAAGTGTCCGAAGTGCAATCCGGCCAGGAATGTGGCATGGCGTTCGAGAATTACGAAGATGTGCGCGCCGGCGACGTCATCGAGATCTTCGAGCGTCAGGAAGTCACGCGGACCCTGTAA
- a CDS encoding MarR family winged helix-turn-helix transcriptional regulator, with product MNDASNSLAIALFSEVLAADQMIRNRLSRVMPKGMEISHFSVLNHLARVGGERSPAQLAQAFHVTRGAMTNTLSKLEWAGYVHIRPDWDDARRKMVTVSPAGRQARDSALSAIAPMITEVVTRIGDDKVRAALPVLRDLRANMEDER from the coding sequence ATGAACGACGCCTCCAATTCCCTGGCCATCGCCTTGTTTTCCGAGGTTCTCGCCGCCGACCAGATGATTCGCAATCGGCTGAGCCGCGTGATGCCCAAGGGTATGGAAATCTCGCATTTTTCGGTGCTGAACCATCTGGCGCGGGTTGGTGGGGAGCGCAGCCCGGCGCAGTTGGCGCAGGCGTTTCACGTGACGCGCGGTGCGATGACCAACACGCTGTCGAAACTGGAATGGGCGGGCTATGTCCATATTCGCCCCGATTGGGACGACGCCCGGCGCAAGATGGTCACCGTGTCGCCCGCCGGGCGGCAGGCGCGGGATTCCGCGCTGTCGGCCATCGCGCCGATGATCACCGAGGTCGTGACCCGCATCGGCGATGACAAGGTGCGCGCCGCGCTGCCCGTGCTGCGCGACCTCCGCGCCAACATGGAGGACGAGCGGTAG
- a CDS encoding PaaI family thioesterase — protein sequence MTDIAPQPAPSPPHPGWVLIEDTGFLGHIGPIWRLDRDSAPALLGFDAADHHRNTNGVVQGGMLMTLADRGMGMAAHGASRTPVATISFTFDFLAAAEIGRFVELHPEVIRMTGGMVFMEGRLFDGDALIGRASGVWKRLKPRR from the coding sequence ATGACAGACATTGCCCCCCAACCCGCGCCGTCCCCGCCCCACCCTGGCTGGGTGCTGATAGAAGACACCGGATTCCTGGGCCACATCGGGCCGATCTGGCGGCTGGACCGCGACAGCGCGCCGGCCCTGCTGGGGTTTGACGCCGCCGACCATCACCGCAACACCAATGGCGTGGTCCAGGGCGGAATGCTGATGACACTGGCGGATCGTGGCATGGGGATGGCGGCACATGGCGCCTCCCGGACGCCGGTGGCGACGATCTCCTTTACCTTCGACTTCCTGGCGGCGGCTGAAATCGGCCGGTTCGTGGAACTTCACCCCGAAGTGATCCGCATGACCGGCGGCATGGTCTTCATGGAGGGCCGGCTGTTTGACGGCGACGCCCTGATCGGACGTGCCTCCGGTGTATGGAAACGGCTGAAACCGCGCCGTTAG
- a CDS encoding carbon-nitrogen hydrolase family protein has product MKAALLQITSSDLPEENLAMLRDRVAEAAGRGAGFVLTPEVSNCVSASRSHQQAVLTGEAEDLTLSGLRAQAAKLGIWVLIGSLGLKTGDADGRFANRSFLVAPDGSIAAWYDKVHMFDVQVSETETYRESAGYRPGARAVVAPTSFGTIGMTVCYDVRFPYLHRMLAQAGATILTVPAAFSPVTGAAHWEPLLRARAIETGCYVLAPAQCGTHAATRGKQRKTHGHSMVVAPWGEVLLDMGTEPGIGYVDLDPAAVDGARARVPSLTHDRNVRLQ; this is encoded by the coding sequence ATGAAGGCTGCGCTGCTTCAGATCACCTCCTCCGACCTGCCTGAGGAGAACCTGGCGATGCTGCGGGACCGCGTGGCGGAGGCGGCCGGGCGGGGCGCGGGGTTCGTCCTGACGCCGGAGGTCAGCAATTGTGTCTCCGCCTCCCGCAGTCATCAGCAGGCCGTGCTGACCGGGGAGGCGGAGGATCTCACCTTGTCCGGATTGCGCGCGCAGGCGGCGAAGCTGGGGATCTGGGTGCTGATCGGCTCACTGGGGCTGAAGACCGGCGATGCCGACGGGCGGTTCGCCAACCGTTCCTTCCTGGTCGCTCCGGACGGCAGTATCGCCGCCTGGTACGACAAGGTTCACATGTTCGACGTGCAGGTTTCGGAGACGGAGACCTACCGCGAATCGGCCGGCTACCGCCCCGGTGCCCGCGCTGTTGTGGCGCCGACTTCCTTTGGCACCATCGGAATGACGGTTTGCTACGACGTGCGGTTCCCCTACCTGCACCGGATGCTGGCGCAGGCCGGTGCCACGATCCTGACCGTGCCGGCGGCCTTCTCTCCGGTCACCGGGGCCGCCCATTGGGAACCCTTGCTGCGCGCCCGCGCGATCGAGACCGGGTGCTATGTCCTGGCGCCTGCGCAATGCGGGACCCATGCCGCCACGCGGGGCAAGCAGCGCAAGACTCACGGCCATTCGATGGTTGTCGCCCCCTGGGGGGAGGTCCTGCTGGACATGGGGACCGAACCGGGTATCGGCTATGTGGATCTGGACCCGGCGGCGGTGGATGGCGCGCGGGCGCGGGTGCCCTCCCTCACCCACGATCGCAATGTCCGGCTGCAATGA
- a CDS encoding (deoxy)nucleoside triphosphate pyrophosphohydrolase, translating into MKVVLVSAVALIDVDGRVLLAQRPEGKSMAGLWEFPGGKVEPGETPEAALIRELHEELGIDTWSSCLAPLTFASHSYDDFHLLMPLFACRKWNGTPQPQEGQVLKWARAHELRDFPMPPADIPLIPLLRDWL; encoded by the coding sequence GTGAAGGTCGTTCTCGTCTCTGCCGTCGCGTTGATCGACGTCGACGGCCGTGTATTGCTGGCCCAGCGGCCCGAGGGCAAGTCCATGGCGGGCCTCTGGGAATTTCCCGGCGGCAAGGTGGAGCCCGGCGAGACGCCGGAGGCCGCGTTGATCCGCGAATTGCACGAAGAACTGGGCATCGACACCTGGTCCTCCTGTCTGGCGCCGTTGACCTTCGCCTCGCACAGCTACGACGACTTTCACTTGCTGATGCCGCTGTTCGCCTGCCGCAAATGGAACGGAACGCCGCAACCGCAGGAAGGGCAAGTCCTAAAATGGGCACGGGCGCATGAGTTGCGGGATTTCCCCATGCCGCCGGCGGACATCCCCTTGATTCCCCTCCTGCGCGACTGGCTTTAA
- a CDS encoding RNA-binding protein yields MTRGGQTRSREAEAERKCVATGETAPKGGLIRFVADPEGQIVPDVLEKLPGRGIWVSANRSALETAVKKKLFARGAKAPVIVPDGLPDLVETLLLRRVTDLLAMARKSGDAVAGYEKVKDWLYKDRAEVLVQASDGSGRGKSKLSTPYGGSFIGWLTSNELGLAFGRETVIHAALGTGGASKRVVEEAARLKGLRLDDDERRQGPPERN; encoded by the coding sequence ATGACCCGAGGCGGACAGACCAGATCCCGCGAGGCCGAAGCCGAACGGAAATGCGTCGCAACCGGCGAGACCGCGCCCAAGGGCGGGTTGATCCGGTTCGTGGCGGACCCGGAGGGGCAAATTGTCCCGGATGTGCTGGAAAAGCTGCCCGGACGGGGCATCTGGGTCAGCGCGAATCGCTCCGCCCTTGAAACGGCGGTGAAAAAGAAATTGTTTGCCCGTGGCGCAAAGGCGCCGGTGATCGTGCCCGACGGGCTGCCGGACTTGGTGGAAACACTGCTTTTGCGGCGCGTGACGGACCTTCTGGCCATGGCGCGCAAATCCGGCGATGCCGTTGCCGGATACGAGAAAGTCAAGGATTGGCTGTACAAGGACCGTGCCGAAGTGCTGGTCCAGGCCAGTGACGGATCAGGGCGTGGCAAGTCGAAATTGTCCACGCCTTATGGCGGCAGCTTCATCGGCTGGCTCACCTCGAACGAGCTGGGCTTGGCCTTCGGTCGTGAAACTGTCATACACGCCGCCTTAGGAACTGGTGGTGCGAGCAAACGTGTTGTAGAGGAAGCCGCAAGGTTGAAAGGCCTACGGCTTGACGACGACGAGAGGCGGCAGGGGCCGCCCGAAAGGAACTGA
- the pip gene encoding prolyl aminopeptidase has translation MDKHLGQKSAAQFLYPPVDPFDQRVLEVGEGHAIYVEQAGNPEGRPVVVLHGGPGGGCSPAMRRYFDPNRYRIILFDQRGCGRSRPHASVEDNTTWHLVRDIETIRETLNIPRWAVFGGSWGATLALIYAQAHPQAVTHLVLRGVFLMTEGELDWFYGGGAAAFWPESWQRFIAPIPEDERHDMIGAYHRRLFCGDMRQEVIHAKAWSTWENALASISSSGHGGEPPADYARAFARLENHYFTHRGWLGEDRQILDNMGRIEHIPGVIVQGRYDMVCPPQTAWELSRRWPNSELRMIGQAGHALSEPGISEELVRVMNRIAAT, from the coding sequence ATGGACAAGCATTTGGGCCAAAAGAGCGCAGCGCAATTTCTCTATCCTCCGGTCGACCCGTTTGATCAACGGGTGCTGGAGGTGGGCGAAGGCCATGCCATCTACGTCGAGCAGGCGGGCAACCCCGAAGGGCGGCCCGTCGTGGTGCTGCACGGCGGGCCGGGCGGTGGATGCAGCCCGGCGATGCGACGCTACTTCGATCCGAACCGCTATCGCATCATCCTGTTCGATCAGCGCGGTTGTGGCCGGTCGCGGCCGCATGCCTCGGTCGAGGACAACACGACCTGGCACCTGGTGCGCGACATCGAGACGATCCGCGAGACACTGAACATCCCGCGCTGGGCGGTGTTCGGCGGCAGCTGGGGGGCGACGCTGGCGCTGATCTACGCGCAGGCGCATCCACAGGCCGTGACCCATCTGGTGCTGCGCGGCGTCTTCCTGATGACAGAAGGGGAGCTGGACTGGTTCTACGGCGGCGGTGCTGCGGCCTTCTGGCCCGAAAGTTGGCAGCGCTTCATCGCGCCGATCCCCGAGGACGAACGTCACGACATGATCGGCGCCTATCACCGGCGCCTGTTCTGCGGTGACATGCGGCAGGAGGTCATCCACGCCAAGGCCTGGTCCACATGGGAAAACGCGCTGGCCTCCATCTCCTCCAGCGGGCACGGAGGAGAGCCGCCGGCGGATTACGCCCGCGCCTTTGCCCGGTTGGAGAACCATTACTTCACCCATCGCGGCTGGTTGGGCGAGGATCGGCAGATCCTGGACAACATGGGCCGGATCGAACACATCCCCGGGGTGATCGTGCAGGGGCGCTATGACATGGTTTGCCCGCCGCAGACGGCGTGGGAATTGTCGCGCCGCTGGCCGAATTCGGAATTGCGGATGATCGGGCAGGCGGGCCATGCGCTGTCCGAACCCGGCATTTCCGAGGAATTGGTGCGGGTGATGAACCGGATCGCGGCGACCTAA